Proteins from a single region of Pseudodesulfovibrio portus:
- a CDS encoding 2-amino-3,7-dideoxy-D-threo-hept-6-ulosonate synthase, whose product MHIGKAIRLERIFNRNTGRTIVVPMDHGVTVGPIDGLVDMREAVGKVVDGGANAVIEHKGLVRCGHRAEGKDIGLIVHLSASTSLSPFPNAKSLVASVEDAIRLGADAVSIHCNLGDETESAMLNDFGRMASDAANWGIPLLAMVYARGPKVKDEYDPEVVAHCARVGTELGADVVKVPYTGDIDTFAKVCDSCCVPVVIAGGPKLDSTRAFLQMVHDSLEAGGAGLSVGRNVFQHKNPTRLVESLNMIVHGDETVEAALNHLNA is encoded by the coding sequence ATGCACATCGGCAAAGCAATCAGACTGGAGCGCATCTTCAACCGCAACACGGGCCGCACCATCGTGGTCCCCATGGACCACGGCGTGACAGTCGGCCCCATCGACGGGCTGGTGGACATGCGCGAAGCCGTGGGCAAGGTCGTGGACGGCGGGGCCAACGCCGTCATCGAGCACAAGGGGCTGGTCCGCTGCGGCCACCGCGCCGAGGGCAAGGACATCGGGCTCATCGTCCACCTGTCCGCCTCCACGTCCCTGTCGCCCTTCCCCAACGCCAAGTCCCTGGTAGCCTCGGTGGAGGACGCCATCCGGCTGGGCGCGGACGCCGTGTCCATCCACTGCAACCTGGGCGACGAGACCGAATCCGCCATGCTGAACGATTTCGGCAGAATGGCCTCGGACGCCGCCAACTGGGGCATCCCGCTGCTGGCCATGGTCTACGCGCGCGGTCCCAAGGTGAAGGACGAGTACGATCCCGAAGTGGTCGCCCACTGCGCCCGCGTGGGCACCGAGTTGGGCGCAGACGTGGTCAAGGTCCCCTACACCGGCGACATCGACACCTTTGCCAAGGTCTGCGACTCCTGCTGTGTCCCGGTGGTCATCGCGGGCGGGCCGAAACTTGACAGCACCAGGGCTTTCCTTCAGATGGTGCATGATTCCCTTGAAGCAGGCGGCGCAGGGCTGTCCGTGGGCCGCAACGTGTTCCAGCACAAGAATCCCACCCGCCTGGTGGAATCGCTGAACATGATCGTGCACGGCGACGAGACCGTGGAAGCCGCCCTCAACCATCTCAACGCATAA
- a CDS encoding P-II family nitrogen regulator, with protein sequence MKLIIAYIRPEMLNAVKQALYAKEIYSLSVTNVLGSGRQKGFTETYRGVQMEVNLLKKVRLEIAVNDSFEPLAIEAIKTAGQTGNEGDGVIFVVELAKAMRIRTGEDGIL encoded by the coding sequence ATGAAGCTCATCATAGCATACATCAGGCCTGAGATGCTGAACGCAGTGAAGCAGGCCCTTTACGCCAAGGAGATCTACTCCCTGTCCGTGACCAACGTCCTCGGTTCGGGCCGCCAGAAAGGCTTTACCGAAACCTACCGCGGCGTGCAGATGGAAGTGAACCTGCTCAAGAAGGTCCGTCTCGAGATCGCTGTCAACGACAGCTTCGAGCCCCTGGCCATCGAGGCCATCAAGACCGCCGGACAGACCGGCAACGAAGGCGACGGCGTGATCTTCGTCGTCGAGTTGGCCAAGGCCATGCGCATCAGGACCGGCGAGGACGGTATCCTCTAG
- a CDS encoding 3-dehydroquinate synthase II family protein: protein MKKVIFKSVPFDKKLVTLALESGVDAVMVDKNHVAAVEALSKITTLTPEDMVTVELTKKADEDVAVKAAKAGKDVVLKKGWEIIPVENILAQVDSLALECESLDRAVLAAGILERGCDTIVVLPEGAADLKQIVAELKLSQGTMDLQAATVTEIESTGLGHRVCVDTISVLKRGQGMLIGNSSAFSFLVHAETESNPYVAARPFRINAGAVHAYAQMPGDKTTYLEELGAGDDVLIVGAGGATSLATVGRVKVEVRPMLLIKAEVKTDDGVKSGQVFLQNAETIRVVSDKGEPVSVVTLKKGDKIMVRTDEAGRHFGMRIKEEIKEG from the coding sequence ATGAAAAAAGTCATCTTCAAGTCCGTCCCCTTCGACAAGAAACTGGTCACCCTGGCCCTGGAATCCGGCGTGGACGCCGTCATGGTCGACAAGAACCACGTGGCCGCCGTCGAAGCCCTGAGCAAGATCACCACCCTCACCCCGGAAGACATGGTCACGGTGGAACTGACCAAGAAGGCGGACGAGGACGTGGCCGTCAAAGCCGCCAAGGCAGGCAAGGACGTGGTCCTCAAGAAGGGATGGGAGATCATCCCGGTGGAGAACATCCTGGCCCAGGTGGACTCCCTGGCCCTGGAATGCGAATCCCTGGACCGGGCCGTGCTGGCGGCGGGCATCCTGGAGCGCGGCTGCGACACCATCGTGGTCCTGCCCGAGGGCGCCGCCGACCTCAAGCAGATCGTCGCCGAACTCAAACTCTCGCAGGGAACCATGGATCTTCAAGCCGCCACCGTCACCGAAATAGAATCCACCGGCCTGGGTCACCGCGTCTGCGTGGACACCATCTCCGTGCTCAAGAGGGGCCAGGGCATGCTCATCGGCAATTCCTCGGCCTTCTCCTTCCTGGTCCACGCCGAGACCGAGTCCAACCCCTATGTGGCCGCACGCCCCTTCCGCATCAATGCGGGCGCGGTCCACGCCTACGCCCAGATGCCCGGCGACAAGACCACCTATCTCGAAGAACTGGGCGCGGGCGACGACGTGCTCATCGTGGGCGCGGGCGGGGCCACCTCCCTGGCCACCGTGGGCCGCGTCAAGGTGGAGGTCCGGCCCATGCTGCTCATCAAGGCGGAGGTGAAGACCGATGACGGCGTCAAGTCCGGCCAGGTGTTCCTGCAGAACGCGGAAACCATCCGCGTGGTCTCGGACAAGGGCGAACCCGTGTCCGTGGTCACCCTGAAGAAGGGCGACAAAATCATGGTCAGGACCGACGAGGCCGGACGCCACTTCGGCATGCGCATCAAGGAAGAGATCAAGGAAGGGTAG
- a CDS encoding glutamate synthase-related protein — protein MNNYPKSNDVIGSVNRGNAIESGLCTLCRADCQGKCETWLASMRGREILYPRDFGLVTAGSGNTTHVGVSYNSLRIQGLNYGAMGAADTDGDLLFTDVSLETSFGAREITKCKVPFMTGALGSTFIAAKYWDAFAVGCALVGAPIVVGENVVGVDRQSEIKNGRIAKAPELERRIDTYMRYYDGYGAIIVQLNVEDTRNGVAEYVAEKYGDKVIIELKWGQGAKNIGGEIEVTSLEYAQFLKKRGYLVDPDPEKPEVQEGYARGSIKHFARHSRLGYTNLSTYEQVRDEFMTSVKYLRELGFKRISLKTGSYGMEALAMAIKFASEAELDLLTMDGSGGGTGMSPWNMMESWGVPSILLHAKAHEYASRLAARGKRVVDMSFAGGFAKGSNIFKALALGAPYTKMICMGRAMMIPGFLGSNIEGVLFPERRETVNGNWDKLPAAVSKYGRSAEEIFTCYQDVEKQIGKNEMKNVPLGAVAIWSLVDKLSAGLQQLMCGARKFNLQQVGRDDIASGNRETEKETGVKFITDIMDESAKKILDM, from the coding sequence ATGAACAACTATCCCAAAAGCAATGATGTCATCGGAAGCGTGAACCGTGGCAACGCCATCGAGTCCGGACTCTGTACCCTCTGCCGGGCGGACTGCCAGGGGAAATGCGAGACCTGGCTTGCATCCATGCGCGGTCGTGAAATCCTCTACCCCCGCGACTTCGGCCTTGTCACCGCAGGCAGCGGCAACACGACCCACGTGGGCGTTTCCTACAACTCCCTCCGGATTCAGGGGTTGAACTACGGGGCGATGGGCGCCGCCGACACCGACGGCGACCTGCTCTTCACCGACGTCAGCCTCGAGACCTCCTTCGGCGCAAGGGAAATCACCAAGTGCAAGGTTCCCTTCATGACCGGCGCCCTCGGCTCCACCTTCATCGCAGCCAAGTACTGGGACGCCTTTGCCGTGGGCTGCGCCCTGGTGGGCGCACCCATCGTCGTGGGTGAAAACGTGGTCGGCGTGGACCGGCAATCCGAGATCAAGAACGGCCGCATCGCCAAGGCTCCGGAACTGGAACGCCGCATCGACACCTACATGCGCTATTACGACGGCTACGGCGCCATCATCGTCCAGCTCAACGTGGAAGACACCCGCAACGGTGTGGCCGAATACGTGGCCGAAAAATACGGCGACAAGGTCATCATCGAACTCAAGTGGGGCCAGGGTGCCAAGAACATCGGCGGTGAAATCGAAGTCACCAGCCTGGAATACGCCCAATTCCTGAAGAAACGCGGCTATCTCGTTGATCCCGACCCCGAAAAGCCCGAGGTCCAGGAAGGCTACGCGCGCGGCTCCATCAAGCATTTCGCCCGCCACAGTCGGCTGGGCTACACCAACCTGTCCACCTACGAGCAGGTCCGCGACGAGTTCATGACCTCGGTCAAGTACCTGCGCGAACTTGGCTTCAAGCGGATATCCCTGAAAACCGGGTCCTACGGCATGGAAGCCCTGGCCATGGCCATCAAGTTCGCCTCCGAGGCCGAACTCGACCTGCTGACCATGGACGGCTCCGGCGGCGGCACCGGCATGAGCCCCTGGAACATGATGGAAAGCTGGGGCGTTCCCTCCATCCTGCTCCACGCCAAGGCCCACGAATACGCCTCCCGCCTGGCCGCACGCGGCAAGCGCGTGGTGGACATGTCCTTTGCCGGCGGCTTCGCCAAGGGCAGCAACATCTTCAAGGCCCTCGCACTGGGCGCGCCCTACACCAAGATGATCTGCATGGGCCGCGCCATGATGATCCCCGGCTTCCTCGGCTCCAACATCGAAGGAGTGCTCTTCCCCGAACGCCGCGAAACCGTCAACGGCAACTGGGACAAGCTCCCCGCCGCAGTCAGCAAGTACGGCCGGTCCGCCGAGGAAATCTTCACCTGCTACCAGGACGTGGAAAAGCAGATCGGCAAGAACGAGATGAAGAACGTCCCCCTCGGGGCCGTGGCCATCTGGAGCCTCGTGGACAAACTCTCCGCAGGGCTGCAGCAGCTCATGTGCGGCGCGCGCAAGTTCAACCTCCAACAGGTCGGTCGCGACGACATCGCCTCCGGCAACCGTGAGACGGAAAAAGAGACCGGCGTCAAGTTCATCACCGACATCATGGACGAGTCCGCCAAGAAGATACTCGACATGTAG
- a CDS encoding VPLPA-CTERM sorting domain-containing protein, translating to MDYFKRLALALLLTILASSTAWALTIDYSYVGTHDFNSLNQAAYDAIGQQTWMFTHASVGGNMLGGMDTLHSGDSNKYQLTTPTASSGSAPPAGGLTPGSVYDVNRGNPGWASKYTIFETMVKAGWGNSADFVMDKLCYIDQAADVSVYLAMMNELEGQYSATFVYTTMPLTTGSGSSNDLRNRYNEAVRAYAETNDKLLFDIADLEAHDEFGNEQTYVAGDGSVYQTLWSGWTDDGGHLNGDGRIMIAEAWYAVAASQATPIPGTALLLGFGIAGLTVVRRRFTTA from the coding sequence ATGGATTATTTCAAAAGGCTTGCTCTGGCTTTGCTGCTGACGATCCTGGCATCGTCAACGGCATGGGCGCTGACCATCGACTACTCGTACGTCGGCACACATGACTTCAACTCTTTGAACCAGGCCGCCTATGACGCCATAGGCCAACAGACCTGGATGTTCACCCACGCCTCGGTGGGCGGCAACATGCTCGGCGGCATGGACACCCTGCACTCCGGCGATTCCAACAAATACCAGCTGACCACGCCCACCGCGTCCTCGGGGTCCGCTCCGCCCGCGGGCGGCCTGACCCCCGGCTCGGTCTACGACGTGAACCGCGGCAATCCGGGCTGGGCCAGCAAGTACACGATCTTCGAGACCATGGTAAAGGCAGGCTGGGGCAACTCGGCGGACTTCGTCATGGACAAGCTCTGCTACATTGACCAGGCAGCCGATGTCAGCGTGTACCTGGCAATGATGAACGAGCTGGAAGGCCAATACTCGGCCACCTTCGTCTACACCACCATGCCCCTGACCACCGGCTCAGGCAGCAGCAACGACCTGCGCAACCGATACAACGAAGCGGTTCGCGCCTATGCCGAGACCAACGACAAGCTGCTCTTCGACATCGCCGACCTGGAGGCGCACGACGAGTTCGGCAATGAACAGACATACGTGGCCGGCGACGGCTCGGTATACCAAACCCTGTGGTCCGGCTGGACCGACGACGGCGGCCACCTGAACGGTGACGGCAGGATAATGATTGCGGAGGCGTGGTACGCAGTGGCCGCTTCTCAGGCAACCCCCATCCCGGGCACGGCCCTGCTGCTCGGTTTCGGCATCGCAGGCCTGACGGTAGTCCGGCGCAGGTTCACCACGGCATAA
- a CDS encoding EAL domain-containing protein, which translates to MLKTVPDLGEIIENRSIIIHFQPQVSLKRKAVVGLEALSRGFDPQSGEIIPPTLLFAQARDKASRLALDRACRTNAVEAFASLHRREKSLMLSMNVDASCINEETRGSNHILNLAKRCGVSPGNVIIEIIESRCDDTEALMEFVRFYRKHGFLIALDDVGVGFSNLDRIPMLKPDVIKLDRCLINGVNKHFHKLEVVRSFVQMANRLGCLVLAEGVETAEEAMCLLSNGVDVFQGFYFARPAPGLDAVPGMESKVNALAERHRENRTQQIAEDKRRYSSYDLTVLTMCQALAESPARDTCKDLARFIDTYPSVECLYVLDMKGNQISETLCNPARLNSSKRFLYEPASEGADHSLKEYFLPIQAGLEKFTTRPYISLASGNLCTTISHVFYHKGTGRHRILCVDMKREEESSCNW; encoded by the coding sequence GTGTTGAAGACAGTGCCGGACCTTGGCGAGATCATTGAAAACAGGTCCATCATCATCCACTTCCAGCCCCAGGTTTCCCTCAAGCGGAAGGCCGTTGTCGGGCTGGAGGCCCTGAGCAGAGGATTCGACCCCCAAAGCGGAGAAATCATACCTCCAACCCTGCTGTTCGCGCAGGCCCGGGACAAGGCATCCCGGCTCGCCCTGGACCGGGCCTGCCGAACCAACGCGGTCGAAGCTTTCGCCTCCCTCCATCGAAGGGAAAAAAGCCTGATGCTCTCCATGAACGTCGATGCCTCCTGCATCAACGAGGAGACGCGCGGCTCCAACCACATCCTGAATCTGGCAAAGCGGTGCGGGGTCAGCCCCGGCAACGTGATCATCGAGATCATCGAATCCCGATGCGACGACACCGAGGCCCTGATGGAGTTCGTGCGCTTCTATCGCAAGCACGGCTTTCTTATCGCCCTGGACGACGTGGGCGTGGGCTTTTCCAACCTGGATCGCATTCCCATGCTCAAGCCGGACGTCATCAAGCTCGACCGCTGCCTGATCAACGGGGTCAACAAGCATTTCCACAAGCTGGAAGTGGTCCGCAGCTTCGTGCAGATGGCCAACCGGCTCGGCTGCCTTGTCCTGGCCGAGGGAGTGGAGACCGCCGAGGAGGCCATGTGCCTGCTCTCCAACGGGGTGGACGTGTTCCAGGGATTCTATTTCGCCCGGCCCGCTCCGGGGCTGGACGCGGTGCCCGGCATGGAGAGCAAGGTCAACGCCCTGGCCGAAAGGCACCGTGAGAACCGGACGCAGCAGATCGCCGAGGACAAGCGGCGCTATTCCAGCTACGACCTGACCGTGCTGACCATGTGCCAGGCCCTGGCCGAGAGCCCGGCCAGGGACACCTGCAAGGACCTGGCCCGGTTCATCGACACCTACCCGAGCGTGGAGTGTCTCTACGTGCTGGACATGAAGGGGAACCAGATTTCCGAAACCCTGTGCAACCCCGCCCGGCTCAACAGCAGCAAGCGGTTCTTGTATGAACCCGCCAGCGAGGGAGCCGACCATTCGCTCAAGGAATACTTCCTGCCGATCCAGGCCGGGCTGGAGAAGTTCACCACCCGTCCCTACATATCACTGGCTTCGGGCAACCTCTGCACAACCATCTCCCACGTCTTCTACCACAAGGGCACCGGCCGCCACCGCATCCTGTGCGTGGACATGAAGCGCGAGGAGGAATCGTCCTGCAACTGGTAG
- the pheA gene encoding prephenate dehydratase, giving the protein MADKTEQNDIPDLGELRENIDAIDREIVDLLNKRAEVSLGVGRYKAATGETIYKPFREQEVLNKIADSSPGPLPDKHLRTIYREIMSSSRHLQRPERVVYLGPEGTFSYFAAIEHMGTSASLTPKNNFEEIFRAVAEEGAELGVIPLENSIEGTVGQVVDLFMKYTVYIQAEVFSKISHSLMSNAERLEDVEVIYSHPQPLGQCREWLRANMRDVPTIPLESTAEAAEVVAGKKAAAVIGHIKLADMHGLNVLAQNIEDQPDNWTRFFIIGPSPSQEDKRDKTTILFTLPDRPGALARVLTTMAHQSINLSKLESRPFKGEKWKYVFFADLACDMSGGRYEDVLQDIREQCHTLRVLGTYPTQEER; this is encoded by the coding sequence ATGGCTGACAAGACTGAACAGAACGACATTCCCGATCTCGGCGAACTGCGCGAGAACATCGACGCCATCGACCGCGAAATCGTGGACCTGCTCAACAAGCGCGCCGAGGTGAGCCTCGGCGTGGGCCGGTACAAGGCGGCCACGGGCGAGACCATCTACAAGCCGTTTCGCGAGCAGGAAGTGCTGAACAAGATCGCGGATTCCAGCCCCGGCCCGCTGCCGGACAAGCACCTGCGCACCATCTACCGGGAGATCATGTCCTCCTCCCGCCATCTGCAGCGGCCCGAGCGGGTGGTCTACCTCGGCCCCGAGGGCACCTTTTCCTACTTCGCGGCCATCGAGCACATGGGCACCTCGGCCTCGCTCACGCCCAAGAACAACTTCGAGGAGATCTTCCGGGCCGTGGCCGAGGAAGGTGCGGAGCTGGGCGTCATCCCGCTGGAAAATTCCATAGAGGGCACCGTGGGCCAGGTGGTGGACCTGTTCATGAAATACACGGTCTACATCCAGGCCGAGGTCTTCAGCAAGATCAGCCACAGCCTCATGTCCAACGCCGAGAGGCTGGAGGACGTGGAGGTCATCTACTCCCACCCGCAGCCGTTGGGGCAATGCCGGGAATGGCTGCGCGCCAACATGCGCGACGTGCCGACCATCCCCCTGGAATCCACTGCGGAGGCCGCCGAGGTCGTGGCCGGGAAAAAGGCCGCCGCCGTGATCGGCCACATCAAGCTGGCCGACATGCACGGCCTGAATGTGCTGGCCCAGAACATCGAGGACCAGCCCGACAACTGGACGCGCTTTTTCATCATCGGCCCGTCGCCCTCCCAGGAGGACAAGCGGGACAAGACCACCATCCTGTTCACCCTGCCCGACCGGCCCGGTGCGCTGGCCCGGGTGCTGACGACCATGGCCCATCAATCCATCAACCTGTCCAAGCTCGAATCCCGCCCGTTCAAGGGCGAAAAATGGAAGTACGTCTTCTTCGCCGACCTGGCCTGCGACATGTCGGGCGGCCGGTACGAGGACGTGCTTCAGGACATCAGGGAGCAGTGCCACACGCTTCGCGTGCTCGGCACCTACCCCACCCAGGAGGAACGATAA
- the metK gene encoding methionine adenosyltransferase, giving the protein MQIEGKYLFTSESVTEGHPDKVADQISDAILDAIIAQDSMARVACETLVTTGMAFIAGEISTTAYADFPEIVRATIKDIGYNSADTMGFDSETCAVISSIDKQSPDIAQGVDRQKPEEQGAGDQGMMFGFATNETPTLMPTPIYYAHQLSKRLTDVRKEGILDYLRPDGKTQVCVEFDNGKPIRIDNVVVSSQHAEGVELGQLQEDILREVVMKTLPAELIDDKLKSYINPTGRFVIGGPVGDCGLTGRKIINDTYGGAGAHGGGAFSGKDPSKVDRSGAYMARYVAKNVVAAGLADQCEVQIAYAIGVADPVSVVVCSRGTGKVTDEALTKAVTEVFDMRPYFILERLNLRRPIFQASTNYGHFGRELPEFTWEQTDAVDDLRTACKI; this is encoded by the coding sequence ATGCAGATCGAAGGCAAATACCTGTTCACTTCCGAGTCCGTGACCGAAGGCCATCCCGACAAGGTGGCCGACCAGATTTCCGACGCCATCCTGGACGCGATCATCGCCCAGGACTCCATGGCGCGCGTGGCCTGCGAGACGCTGGTCACCACCGGCATGGCATTCATCGCCGGTGAAATCTCCACCACGGCCTACGCCGACTTTCCCGAGATCGTCCGCGCCACCATCAAGGACATCGGCTACAATTCCGCCGACACCATGGGCTTCGACTCGGAAACCTGCGCCGTCATCTCCTCCATCGACAAGCAGTCCCCCGACATCGCGCAGGGCGTTGACCGCCAGAAGCCCGAGGAACAGGGCGCGGGCGACCAGGGCATGATGTTCGGTTTCGCCACCAATGAAACCCCGACCCTGATGCCCACCCCCATCTACTACGCCCATCAGCTCTCCAAGCGTCTGACCGACGTGCGCAAGGAAGGCATTCTCGACTACCTGCGCCCTGACGGAAAGACCCAGGTCTGCGTCGAATTCGACAACGGCAAGCCCATTCGCATCGACAACGTGGTCGTTTCCTCCCAGCATGCCGAAGGCGTCGAGCTGGGCCAGTTGCAGGAAGACATCCTGCGCGAAGTCGTGATGAAGACCCTGCCCGCCGAACTGATCGACGATAAGCTCAAGTCCTACATCAACCCCACCGGCCGCTTCGTCATCGGCGGCCCGGTCGGCGACTGCGGACTGACCGGTCGCAAGATCATCAACGACACCTACGGCGGCGCGGGTGCCCACGGCGGCGGCGCGTTCTCCGGCAAGGACCCGTCCAAGGTCGACCGCTCCGGTGCCTACATGGCCCGCTACGTGGCCAAGAACGTCGTGGCCGCAGGCCTGGCCGACCAGTGCGAAGTCCAGATCGCCTACGCCATCGGCGTGGCCGACCCGGTTTCCGTGGTCGTCTGCTCCCGCGGCACCGGCAAGGTGACCGACGAGGCGCTGACCAAGGCCGTCACCGAGGTCTTTGACATGCGCCCCTACTTCATCCTGGAACGCCTCAACCTGCGTCGTCCCATTTTCCAGGCCTCCACCAACTACGGCCACTTCGGCCGCGAACTCCCCGAGTTCACCTGGGAGCAGACCGACGCCGTGGACGATCTTCGCACCGCCTGCAAGATCTAA
- a CDS encoding ammonium transporter, which produces MFSRKSPTHVSKRLAIGVAALVAALAPTLAYAEEVEYLTQSNGNILWTLIAACLVMLMQAGFACVEAGFTRAKSAGNIMMKNFLDFSAGSLVFFLFGFAVMFGLDAGGFIGTSGYMLGGVAESDIMWTYTFWFFQSVFAATAATIVSGGMAERTKFGSYIIVSIVITGLIYPISGHWAWGSLWLGDDGAGWLEGLGFCDFAGSSVVHSVGGWVALAGALVLGPRVGKYSEDGKAKAIPGHNIPLAGLGVFLLWFGWFGFNPGSTTTADNTIGLIAMNTSLAAAGGVLGAMFISWFRYGKPDISMTMNGALAGLVGITAPCATVTPGASILIGLIAGLLVVLSIEFIDKVLKIDDPVGASSVHGVCGAWGTIAAGLFNVDGGLFYGGGMAQLGVQLIGVGVFFIWAFGAGYILMSAVKAIFGIRVKKEEELKGLDIAEHGSESYNGFQLFSNE; this is translated from the coding sequence ATGTTTTCGAGAAAGTCCCCGACCCATGTTTCCAAGAGGCTCGCCATAGGCGTGGCCGCTTTGGTTGCAGCCCTGGCTCCCACCCTCGCCTATGCAGAAGAGGTGGAGTATCTCACCCAGTCCAACGGCAACATCCTTTGGACCCTGATCGCCGCCTGTCTGGTCATGCTCATGCAGGCGGGCTTCGCGTGCGTTGAGGCCGGTTTCACCCGCGCCAAATCCGCCGGCAACATCATGATGAAGAACTTCCTGGATTTCTCCGCCGGTTCCCTCGTCTTCTTCCTGTTCGGTTTTGCCGTCATGTTCGGCCTGGATGCGGGCGGTTTCATCGGCACCTCCGGCTACATGCTGGGCGGCGTCGCCGAATCCGACATCATGTGGACCTACACCTTCTGGTTCTTCCAGTCCGTGTTCGCAGCCACCGCCGCCACCATCGTTTCCGGCGGCATGGCCGAGCGCACCAAGTTCGGCAGCTACATTATCGTATCCATCGTGATCACCGGCCTCATCTACCCCATCTCCGGCCACTGGGCCTGGGGTTCCCTGTGGCTGGGCGATGACGGCGCGGGTTGGCTGGAAGGCCTCGGCTTCTGCGACTTCGCCGGTTCCTCCGTGGTCCACTCCGTGGGTGGCTGGGTCGCCCTGGCTGGTGCCCTGGTTCTCGGTCCCCGTGTCGGCAAGTACTCCGAAGACGGAAAGGCCAAGGCCATTCCCGGTCACAACATCCCCCTGGCCGGTCTGGGCGTGTTCCTGCTCTGGTTCGGTTGGTTCGGCTTCAACCCCGGTTCCACCACCACCGCCGACAACACCATCGGCCTGATCGCCATGAACACCTCCCTGGCCGCTGCCGGCGGCGTGCTCGGCGCCATGTTCATCTCCTGGTTCCGTTACGGCAAGCCCGACATCTCCATGACCATGAACGGCGCCCTGGCCGGCCTGGTCGGCATCACCGCCCCCTGTGCCACCGTCACTCCCGGCGCTTCCATCCTCATCGGCCTCATCGCCGGTCTCCTGGTCGTCCTGTCCATCGAATTCATCGACAAGGTGCTCAAGATCGACGATCCGGTCGGCGCATCCTCGGTCCACGGCGTCTGCGGCGCCTGGGGCACCATTGCGGCGGGCCTGTTCAACGTCGACGGCGGATTGTTCTACGGCGGCGGCATGGCCCAGCTCGGCGTGCAGCTGATCGGCGTGGGCGTGTTCTTCATCTGGGCTTTCGGTGCCGGTTACATCCTGATGTCCGCCGTCAAGGCCATCTTCGGCATCCGCGTCAAGAAGGAAGAAGAGCTCAAGGGCCTGGACATCGCCGAACACGGCTCCGAGTCCTACAACGGTTTCCAGCTCTTCAGCAACGAATAG
- the panD gene encoding aspartate 1-decarboxylase: MAQRCFLSAKIHGATITEANLEYRGSLSIDRALMKVVGILPYEQVEVYNLDNGERLATYAIPGEPGQICLNGAAAHKGEVGQRVIIATYMWLDETEAKTRKPRVVVAGPNNTVDEILECDLISDF, from the coding sequence ATGGCCCAACGCTGTTTCCTGAGCGCCAAGATCCACGGCGCGACCATCACCGAGGCGAACCTGGAATACCGGGGGAGCCTGTCCATCGACCGCGCCCTGATGAAGGTCGTGGGCATTCTGCCTTACGAGCAGGTGGAGGTGTACAACCTGGACAACGGCGAGCGGCTCGCCACCTACGCCATCCCCGGAGAACCGGGACAGATATGCCTAAACGGGGCGGCCGCCCACAAGGGCGAGGTGGGACAACGCGTGATCATCGCCACCTACATGTGGCTGGACGAAACAGAGGCCAAGACCCGCAAGCCGCGCGTCGTGGTCGCAGGCCCGAACAACACCGTCGACGAAATCCTTGAGTGCGACCTCATTTCGGATTTCTAG